One stretch of Juglans microcarpa x Juglans regia isolate MS1-56 chromosome 3D, Jm3101_v1.0, whole genome shotgun sequence DNA includes these proteins:
- the LOC121256628 gene encoding two-component response regulator ARR5-like, translated as MERNVFVSRRRIDGFDVSPSDSAEAHVLAVDDSLVDRKFIEQLLKISSFKVTAVDSGRRALQFLGLDEEKSSSVGFDGLKVDLIITDYCMPGMTGYELLKKIKESSNFREIPVVIMSSENVIARIDRCLEEGAEDFFVKPVKLSDVKRLKDYMMREVRFGTTNSGGTNKRKLQESCDLTSSEPSISSLSSSSSDSPSRSPISPSSAPSSIPTPLDSPVRRLKMTNTGGLI; from the exons ATGGAGAGGAACGTTTTCGTTTCAAGGCGGAGGATAGACGGCTTTGATGTTTCGCCGTCTGATTCCGCAGAAGCTCACGTTCTGGCCGTCGATGATAGCCTCGTCGACCGGAAGTTCATCGAGCAGTTGCTAAAGATTTCTTCTTTCAAAG TGACGGCTGTGGATAGCGGAAGAAGAGCCCTGCAATTCTTGGGTCTGGACGAGGAAAAGAGTTCCTCAGTTGGTTTCGAT GGCTTGAAAGTGGATCTGATCATAACGGACTACTGTATGCCTGGAATGACCGGGTACGAATTGCTCAAGAAAATCAAG GAGTCTTCTAATTTCCGAGAGATTCCGGTGGTGATTATGTCTTCCGAGAACGTCATAGCGCGAATTGacag ATGTTTGGAGGAAGGGGCGGAGGATTTCTTTGTGAAACCGGTGAAGTTATCGGATGTGAAACGGTTGAAGGATTACATGATGAGAGAGGTTAGATTTGGAACTACAAATAGCGGAGGCACCAACAAGAGAAAGCTACAAGAGAGTTGCGATCTCACTTCATCAGAGCCGTCCATTTCGTCGTTGTCGTCGTCCTCATCAGACTCGCCATCGCGGTCGCCAATTTCACCGTCTTCGGCACCGTCCTCTATTCCGACGCCTTTAGATTCCCCGGTCAGACGGCTTAAAATGACCAACACTGGCGGATTGATATAA